GAGCTTATCGGAAGCGGTCAGCATTTTTTTTTGCTCAGGATTTATGAAAACCAGGGGATCACCATGTATGATCTTGCCAGGCTGGGGAATTTTGATAAGGGGACTGTGACAAGGGCAGTGCAGAAGCTATTGGATCTGGGATACATCCGTGTAGAAACGGACAGCCGTGACCGGCGTATCAGGCACCTGTTCGTCAGGGAAAGTGCGGTGAGACATATACACGCAATATACGAAATCAGAGAACAGTGGCAGGAACTCCTGTTTGACGGCTTCTCTAAAGAGGAAGAGCGCATGGTATATGTGGCGTTGAAGCAAATGGCAGAGAGATCCTGCATGGCACTGGATGACTTTACGGGAAAGGAGCAGAACGAAAGATATGACACATGCAAAACAAATACAGGAAGGCAATCATGAAATAATAAAGACGGAAAATCCACTGGGGACACAGCCGGTGGGGAAATTACTTATTACCTTTTCGGTGCCGGCCATCATCTCATGTCTGATCAATTCCATCTATAATATTGTAGACCAGATATTTATCGGACAGGGGATTGGATACCTGGGAAATGCCGCGACAACGGTGGCATTTCCCATCATGACGCTTCTGCTTGCCTTTGGGACGCTGATCGGCTCAGGGAGCAGTGCCTATGCGGCGATCCGGCTGGGCGAGAAAAAGGATGACGAGGCGGAAAAGACATTAAACAACGCGTTCATTTTTACCATACTGATCAGCATTGTCCTGATGGCAGCCGGGCTTATCTTCCTGCGGCCAATCTTAAAGGTATTCGGTGCAACCGAGACGGTCATGCCTTATGCAGTTGATTATACATCGATCATACTGCTGGGGACGCCGTTCAACATGGTCAGTATCGTGCTTTCGAATCTGGCGAGAACGGACGGACATCCCAGACTTTCCATGTATGGCATGCTCATCGGGGCAGGCCTGAATACGATTCTTGATCCCATCTATATTTTTGTATTCCACTGGGGGGTAAAGGGAGCTGCGGTCGCGACGATCACCTCGCAGATTATTTCAGCAATCATCCTGAGCGTTTACTTTATACGTTCATCCAGGAATCCTCTCCATATGAGAATTCGCAGGAAGCAGATGCGCCTGAAAGGAAAACTGATCGGGAGTTTTCTGGCACTCGGAATATCCTCCGGAATCACGCAGTCTGTTGCCTGCATCATGCAGGTGGTAATGAACAATTCACTTGTATATTACGGTGATAAAAGTCCGATCGGCGGAGATGTGGCACTTAGCGCCATGGGTATCGTAATGAAGATTGCCATGATCATGGGAGCGTTTGGAATCGGGGTCGGAATCGGTGCACAGCCGATTCTGGGTTATAACCGGGGTGCCGGAAAATACCGCAGGATCAAAGAGACATACATATGGGCCGCGGCAGCTGCTACGGTTTTGATCTTTCTGGGGTGGATTGTCTGCCAGACGAAACCGGAGGCAATCATCGGTCTCTTCGGCAGAGAGAACCAGGAGTTTACCGACTTTGCGGTCAGGTGCCTCAGAACTTATCTGTTCAGTATCTTCTGCGCGGGCTTTCAGATCGTATCCACCAATTATTTTCAGGCGACAGGGCAGCCGCTAAAGGCATCGCTGCTCTCTATGCTGCGCCAGCTGCTGCTGCTGATACCGCTGATACTTATTCTGCCGCTCTTTATGGGGCTGAATGGAATACTGTATTCTGCCCCTGTGGCGGATGTTGCGTCTGCGGTTATCGTTGCACTTTTTATTATTCCTGAAATGCGAAAACTGAACAATCAGATTAAAAAATAAAAGCAAGGAAAATCTTCCTTTTCCTATGTCGTTATGTGTATATTAATCCAATTTATAACAGATAATAGTATCAAATCGTATAAACGGATTAACAGATAAAGACAACGGAGGAATCGGAATATGAAAGCAACGGGAATTGTACGCCGTATTGATGACTTGGGACGTGTGGTGGTGCCGAAAGAAATCCGAAGGACACTTCGCATCCGGGAAGGGGAACCCATGGAAATCTTTACCGGACGGGAAGGTGAGATTGTCCTGAAAAAGTATTCACCGATTGGGGAGCTGAGTAAATATGCCAGAGAATTTGCTGATGCAATTTCTTTTGTAACGGGATGCCTTGCCTGTATCTCAGATCATGACCAGATCGTGGCGGCCTCTGGACCTGACCAGAAGGAATATAATCAGAAAGCGATCAGTCCTGAGCTGGAGAAAATGATCGCAAACAGAGAAAGTGCGCAGATTGAAGGGAACGGTGATAAACACATCCGTTTTGTAGAATCACAGGATGAAAATCATATGTCAGCAGTTATTCAGCCGATCATCAGTGCCGGTGACGCCATCGGATCCGTTATCATTGCAAGCGGAAAAAAGGAGATAGGCGATGCGGAAAAGAAAATGGCACAGATGGCGGCTGTTTTTCTCGGTAAGCAGATGGAAAACTAAAAATGTGAGGACTCCTTCTTGACACCCTCTTCAGGAATGTTATAATAAAAGAAATATATCCCCCCAGGGGGGATACGAGAAGGAGGAACTGTTATGTTAGTGCAGATGAACAAGGTGGCTCAAACGGTGATGCCGGACACACTTATTTTGCATGAAGGAAAACACGGAATACTGGATGGTGTGGAAGATATGGATGATATCTTTGGCGTCCCGGACGGGGAACGCCATCACCACCATCATCACGGGGAAAACAGTGAAAATAAAGAAAAAAAGAAAGATTCCATTTTTAGAAGGCATCGCCATAAGGAGTCCTGATGATGAGTAAAATGTTATGGAAGACCATGTGGTTTCCGGCGCTGACGGCGTCTTTGATTCTTGCTGCAGCGCTCTTGGACTTCGTACTGCATGTGCCGTTTCCGGTGCCGTTTTCTGTCGTTGCGCTAACCCTGGCGGGGGGATATGTCTGCTGGTCGACCGTGACCGCTGTGATATCACTGAGGAAGGTTACCGCAGGCGTTCTCGTTGTGCTTGCCCTCATTGGCACGATATGCGTAGGCGAGTATCTGTCGGGTGCGATCGTATCTTTCATGATGATCTTTGGGGAGGCACTGGAAGAGCTGACGATGGAACGCACAAAAAATGCGGTCAGAGATCTGATATCACTGGTTCCGCCCGTCTGCAGAAAGTACATAGATAAGGAGTATCGGGAAGTATCGATCAAAACAGTCCGCCCGGGAGATGTCCTGAAGGTGATTCCGGGAGAACGGATACCCGTAGACGGAGTCATCATAAAGGGGCAGGCTTCCGTCAATGAAGCGTCTATAACCGGAGAGAGCCTGCCGGTAGATAAAACCGTGAACGACACGGTGTATGTAGGAGCGCTGAATGAAAACGGCGTCATCGAAATAAAGACGGTTAAGATCGGAAGCGACACGGTTCTGGGTAAGATCATCGGCACGGTGCGGGAAGCACAGGAGAATAAAGGTGACACACAGAGAATTGCCGACACATTTGCAAAATATTTTCTGCCGGTGATACTGGTAATATGCGCGGTAGTAGGGATTGTCACCAGGGATCTTATGCGGGTGATGACGATTCTTGTGATCGCATGTCCGTGTGCGCTGGTTCTTGCGACGCCTACGGCAGTGATCGCCAGTGTGGGAAATGCTGCAAAGCGCGGAATTATCCTGAAGGGCGGCAGCGCTATTGAACGCTGTGCTGAAATTACGGCAGTCTGTCTTGACAAGACGGGCACGCTGACAAAGGGCAGGCCGCGAGTGGTATCCTTTGTGTCATGGGGGTACGAACAGGAGACGCTGCAGGCACTTGGGATTGCTGAGAAAAACTCACAGCATCCGATAGCGGGTGCCGTCAGAGACTATTTAACAACGGTAAAAAAGACGGATCTGTCCGGGCTTGCCGACGGCGAATTCGAACTGCTTTTTGGCAGGGGAGTCCGGGTTAGCCTGCCGGGAGCAGTCTATGAGGTATCTAATCGGAAAGTCCTCGACGACTGTGATCCGGATGGTGGAAAAGCAGAGGAGTTTCTGGATCGGGAAGAAAAACTTGGAAGGACAGCCATGCTGATCGTCTGTGGACGAAGAATACTGGGCGGAATTTCTGTGGCGGATACACTGAGAGAATCTGTCCCGGAGACAATCCAGGCGCTGCGGAAGATGGGAATCGGCCGGATCGTGATGCTGACGGGGGATAACGAAGCCACTGCCAGAGAAATATGCAGTCAGGCTGGCATCACAGAATATCATGCAGGCCTTTTGCCCGATGAGAAGCTGCAATACCTGGAGGAACTTCAAAAACAGGGAGAGAAAGTGGCAATGGTCGGAGACGGAATTAATGACGCTCCGGCGCTTGCACTTGCCGATGTGGGCATTGCAATGGGAGCTGCCGGAACAGACGTGGCGGTAGAAACGGCCGATATCGCTTTTATGGCTGACAATATAGAGGCGTTTCCATTTACGCTTGCGCTTTCAAGACGGACCGCGCATATTATCCGGCAGAACATCATTGTATTTGCCTGTATTGTCAATGTATGCGGCGTACTGCTGTCGGGTCTGGGGTTTCTGAATCCGGTTGTCGGTGCGCTGATCCACAATGCATCTTCTATATTTGTAGTGTTGAATTCATCGCGTATGCTGAGCTGGCGCCTGCCTACATCAGATAAAACTCTTCGAGTGTCAGGCCAGTCAGCGTGAGGTAAAGAGCCAGCGAACGTGTCACGTACCGGATATGCCAGGGTTCCCAGGCGTATCCGGTTATTTCCGTTTTGCAGGCGGGATAGCGCAGGATAAAACCAAAAAGGGCGGCGTTTTTGGCAAGCCATTTTCCCTCCCTGGTGCGTGCGAACTCGTCGGTCAGATCATAGCTGATGCTTTCGCATGAAACGTCGAGGGCCAGTCCGCTCTGATGTTCACTGGCCCCGGGGGGTGCGATGAACAGATTGTCTTCCGGATCTTTAAGTTCGGCAATTCTCTCGTCGTAGATTTCTTTCTGGCGTGCATACGATCGGTAGCCGGAAACGCCGTACAGCTGAATCCCTTCCCACCTCGCCTGAGCAAAGAGAAGGGCGGCCCAGTCGGCGGCCTCTTTGCGCATCAGCTTTTTGCTGTCCCCCCGGGGGGCGCAGAATGGGAAGATGGCTTCCGTCAGGTCTTTTGGTACGTAGGTTTCTGATAAACGGTGTTCACGGTTGATGAGACGGGCATAGGAATTCATAAAAAACCTCCGGTATCTTAGCTTTTTACAGCGTATGACGTCCGGAGGCAAAGTATGTTACTGATATTTTAAAGCTTCTGTTCCCATCTCTTCCAGCAGTTCGCTTTTGATCTTATAAAGTTTGTCTGAGAGATCGACGTATACCTCATGCGGATTGACAAGACGCCGTGTCTCGTCCCACAGTGTGTCCTGCTCCTTCCTGCAGATTGCCTGTATTTCCATGACGCTCGGAGACTGGTAGACACATTCACCCTTCAGGAAGACCGGGACAAGGAGCTCACGCAGGATATAGGTGCCGCCCTCGATCTTCGTCTTTTTCCAGGTCTCA
The Ruminococcus gauvreauii genome window above contains:
- a CDS encoding MarR family winged helix-turn-helix transcriptional regulator; amino-acid sequence: MRQREVTIAKFISVLYRNSRRYFDMAMEEELIGSGQHFFLLRIYENQGITMYDLARLGNFDKGTVTRAVQKLLDLGYIRVETDSRDRRIRHLFVRESAVRHIHAIYEIREQWQELLFDGFSKEEERMVYVALKQMAERSCMALDDFTGKEQNERYDTCKTNTGRQS
- a CDS encoding MATE family efflux transporter; the protein is MTHAKQIQEGNHEIIKTENPLGTQPVGKLLITFSVPAIISCLINSIYNIVDQIFIGQGIGYLGNAATTVAFPIMTLLLAFGTLIGSGSSAYAAIRLGEKKDDEAEKTLNNAFIFTILISIVLMAAGLIFLRPILKVFGATETVMPYAVDYTSIILLGTPFNMVSIVLSNLARTDGHPRLSMYGMLIGAGLNTILDPIYIFVFHWGVKGAAVATITSQIISAIILSVYFIRSSRNPLHMRIRRKQMRLKGKLIGSFLALGISSGITQSVACIMQVVMNNSLVYYGDKSPIGGDVALSAMGIVMKIAMIMGAFGIGVGIGAQPILGYNRGAGKYRRIKETYIWAAAAATVLIFLGWIVCQTKPEAIIGLFGRENQEFTDFAVRCLRTYLFSIFCAGFQIVSTNYFQATGQPLKASLLSMLRQLLLLIPLILILPLFMGLNGILYSAPVADVASAVIVALFIIPEMRKLNNQIKK
- a CDS encoding stage V sporulation T C-terminal domain-containing protein, translated to MKATGIVRRIDDLGRVVVPKEIRRTLRIREGEPMEIFTGREGEIVLKKYSPIGELSKYAREFADAISFVTGCLACISDHDQIVAASGPDQKEYNQKAISPELEKMIANRESAQIEGNGDKHIRFVESQDENHMSAVIQPIISAGDAIGSVIIASGKKEIGDAEKKMAQMAAVFLGKQMEN
- a CDS encoding heavy metal translocating P-type ATPase; its protein translation is MSKMLWKTMWFPALTASLILAAALLDFVLHVPFPVPFSVVALTLAGGYVCWSTVTAVISLRKVTAGVLVVLALIGTICVGEYLSGAIVSFMMIFGEALEELTMERTKNAVRDLISLVPPVCRKYIDKEYREVSIKTVRPGDVLKVIPGERIPVDGVIIKGQASVNEASITGESLPVDKTVNDTVYVGALNENGVIEIKTVKIGSDTVLGKIIGTVREAQENKGDTQRIADTFAKYFLPVILVICAVVGIVTRDLMRVMTILVIACPCALVLATPTAVIASVGNAAKRGIILKGGSAIERCAEITAVCLDKTGTLTKGRPRVVSFVSWGYEQETLQALGIAEKNSQHPIAGAVRDYLTTVKKTDLSGLADGEFELLFGRGVRVSLPGAVYEVSNRKVLDDCDPDGGKAEEFLDREEKLGRTAMLIVCGRRILGGISVADTLRESVPETIQALRKMGIGRIVMLTGDNEATAREICSQAGITEYHAGLLPDEKLQYLEELQKQGEKVAMVGDGINDAPALALADVGIAMGAAGTDVAVETADIAFMADNIEAFPFTLALSRRTAHIIRQNIIVFACIVNVCGVLLSGLGFLNPVVGALIHNASSIFVVLNSSRMLSWRLPTSDKTLRVSGQSA
- a CDS encoding M15 family metallopeptidase, whose amino-acid sequence is MNSYARLINREHRLSETYVPKDLTEAIFPFCAPRGDSKKLMRKEAADWAALLFAQARWEGIQLYGVSGYRSYARQKEIYDERIAELKDPEDNLFIAPPGASEHQSGLALDVSCESISYDLTDEFARTREGKWLAKNAALFGFILRYPACKTEITGYAWEPWHIRYVTRSLALYLTLTGLTLEEFYLM